Genomic segment of Drosophila biarmipes strain raj3 chromosome 2L, RU_DBia_V1.1, whole genome shotgun sequence:
CCTGTGCGGTCCTTACCGGAAAGGCGCGAATGCGCATTTTGCCCTCCTTCTTGGGAGGATTTCCCCGTAGATTCATGCTTTGCAAGCGTCGGCACTGCTCCTCCACTTTATTGGCGGTCCGGACTCCGGAGCAGGGAGCTGCGGGAAAAGCAGGTGCTCTTCCGACTTGTCCGACGACGGAACCCTCTCTCCTCGCGCGTAAACAATGTTCCCCCAGGCGAGGCACACTTCCCAGTGGTTATTCAGGCGGTCCTAGAAGGCAGAGAGAGGTGGGGGGATTAGATGCAGCCCAGATTCCCTGGGTTGTTTATAGGGTAATCCCGGTAGGGTGGCCCCAGCTAGGTTCGCCGCCTttctttttgttgtatttatgCAAACATTCCACGCAAATGTTAGGGTGTCAAGCGCGATACACATGCACACAGGCGCACATACATATGCCTGTGTATGTATGTCTATTTGGGgaagcggcggcggcggcggcggcggattTATTCGCGAATAGTTGGCAATTGCGAGGGTCCCGGGATCCCGGGGGCGGCCACCCGGATCGGCGAACTGCGCCGTCACTTCCTTTGTCGCAGATATCGGGATGCGTGCCTATAGCTCGGGATATATATCGCTGGCCAGCCGATCTCTCCGCGCAAGAGAAACGGTGAAAAAAGAAAGAACTCACACGGCGACAGTGTAATTGTTATGTACATATACGTGCAATTAATACAGGAACCGTTGTTTCGCACGCACGCCCGACCGATGACCGATAAACGTACATCCCAATCCCAAATGGACCTCTGCAAGGGCCAGACGGGCCAGACGTTGGCACTCCAGTACTTTTATTTCTCGATTTGTtgctttctttattttccttaCGTTTCTTCTATTTCACTTTGTCATGGAAAAGACGggctgcgtgtgtgtgggtgcctGCGTGTGAGTGTGGCTGCCCGTCGCTCTGTGTCGCGCACTTGTGTGTGTATGTTTTTGTACCTGGCCTTTCCCAGCGGCTTTCCACGGCGTCTCTCAACAATTTTCACTCTCCAAAGGTGTATTTCACTTGCGCTAACGCACTAATATTGTCACTGCTTCTATTTGGCTCgatttgttgctgttttccACATTTACTTGCATTGCATATTGATTGTAGTTCGTAATAGGGATGGGCGATAGTcgttgttttgttgttgctccccGCGGCGAATGGCGATGCCTATCGATAGGCTTCCCTCGTCTTACCGATAGTCCCATTCCCTCTTCTAGTCCTGCattataaaatacttaatttGCTCTAcaaaatctttataaaatacaatataaatACAGGAAATATTTGACTATTTCTCTGTTCTTTTAACCTTATATATTCAGTTTTAGATAATCGTATCAACTCCCATCACTAGTTAAGAGTGCTGCACAATGACAAAAGTTTTGGGTGAATGCCAGTGTTGTTCAATGTCATCCCTAAAAGTATGCTCTACTGCCAAATAGGcgcgaaattcaaattttcaaaattattatgaCTTGTTTAAACAGTCATTTAATACCATTATACTGTAGCACCATCTGTAACTATTTGCTTCTCAATAACAACTTGGATTCTGTAAAGACAATGACCTTTtaaagttgtattttttatgatagGATAAGCTATATCTTATTCAATCTTGGGGATCAAAAGCATAAGTGCCAGCAAGTGAAAGCTCCGTTTAACAACTAATTACCTTGCGGCAAGGCCCCGCAATCcggataatattttaattatgacAACTTGCAACTGGCCAAAAACAGATGTAAACGGATATCCAGCGTCGGCCACCGCATGCGGCTTTCTTAATTGGCCACCGAGACCCACTGCCTTGGCTGATAAGCAAATTGGTAAAAATGTACAACAGAATTGTGAGTTGAATTTGGGCATAAGCCCCAAGCCCGTGCGTGTAAATTATGCGCACTTTCACCGCTCCAGAGGATCGGGTCCCTTTTCGGCTTCATTTGTCGTGCGTCGAAATTAATTAGTCGCACTTCAAGTTCCCTTCTGCGTAGGTGTTCGTCCGCCGTCGTCAATTCAGGCGTATTTATTACCATTTATGCACGACCGTCTCTTTTGGCTGATGCGCCGCGAATTCATTACACTGTGGGGCACATCAACATGGATGTTGCACTCTGCGGGTGCAACAATATCACAAAGCGCTGCTGAAAAATGAATGGCTAGCTAGCCAGTCGGTTTGGTGGAAATAGTCGCGACCACATAACCATTATAAGCACCATATAATCGTGCCGCATCGCAACCACTCATATTCACACCAGGCACTCGCTGCAACAAGGACAATAAATCATCCCAAAGGCAGCCGAGTGCAGACAAATTCactgaaatttaaataaaaatcaaaacaaatgcTAGACAAAACACGAGTCCGGGAGTCGGGGTCCGTAAAAGGCGAAAAGAGCCTGAAAGGCAGCCGCATCAATATGGAGCATACATGGAGGAAAATAAGGGTAACTGAAGTAAACActttatatcttttataaaaaatgcggCATAAAAATAACTATGGTGTTTATATAGCTTATAAAAGtttctaaaagtatgccaGGAAATAGAATACatcattttatttgaaattaataattgcatactttgagaCACCTTTCAtgtgatatttatatttctttctaAGTATTTTGAAATCATTTATTATATCGTATCGTTTCATTAGAGGATGGTTTTAAGATTTGTCTACCCATaagtatattaaaatatttttttctgtttagCCATCATCtcaagcaacagcaacaacaattcaACGTCGGCATTATgaataacttttaaatttgaatgtgaaataAACGCTTTGTCTAAGCGGGCTACCGTTAGCAACATGCTGCTcttgcaactgctgctgctgctgccgccgcagTTGCTGTTGCCAGTGATTTATGCAGCAACATTTGatgaaatataatacaaaaggCGCACAGCAGCCGCTGCAACAACAAAGATAAATTGCCGCACGCTAAATTGTAAACTATATAAGGTTTAAATGCAAAGTGTGTTGTCCGTTGCCTGTTGCACgttgcatgttgcatgttgctaGTTGCCGTTTACATAACGCCGGGCAACAAATGTTGCTTTTATGACTTCATTTGGTAAGAGTGTTGGTTTCTACGGCACTTATACTACCTTTAATTTGTGGAATAtgtatcataaaatatttaaaaacaaaaaaatattaaaaccttAACGAATTGGTGGGGTATTTACCAAACAACACCATTTTTGATTTGTAacaatgttttatttaattatttttcacagTTTACTGGGCATTAGTTGCTATTGCACGGTCTTGGTTTCCACGGATCCGGTCAAGGCGATGCACTCGATCTCCACAAGAGCGTCCATGGGCAACTTGGCCACCTGGAAACAGCTGCGGGCCGGGAAATCCTTATTGAACACTGAAACGGCAGATAAGCAAACATAAAGCATACGGTTTGTTTTTGGAAATACAACAAGAATAATACGAGAAACGCTctcataaaatgtttatagtGACCAATAAATAGGGCGATAAGAAGCTAACGATGCCGATTGCCTTATCAGGCGACAACGATCAAAAGGCAAGTCTACAGTAGGTATTGCCATATAaccaaaattaatggtaaggcactattaaaaatagattttacaATATACCAACAATGTGTATTTAAAGGTAGGGAGGTGCCTAACAAGCATttgactaattaaaaaaaatatgaaagtataaatttaatagaacAGTACTCACCCTTCTTGTACACCTCATTGACGGCCCCGAAATCGTTGAGATCCTTCAAGAAGACCGTGTTCTTCACCACTTTGTCCACTCCTGAATCGGCTGCCTTGAGTATAGCCTGCAGATTTTCCAGGGCCTTTTCCGTTTGCTCAGTCGGTCCTCCGGGAACCAACTGCATGGTGTCCTTGTCCAGACCCAGACATCCAGACACATAGACAGTGCGGTCGGCAACCACAGCCTgactatataataaaatagcaattaaatatataagatagGTAGGTGGTTAGGGTCTTCTATATGCTATTCTTACTTGTAGGGAGCCACCGGCTTGGCTGCATTTACTGTGCTGATAAGTTTCCTCACAATCGTCGACATTTTGATCTGGGATACTATATACTGAGAAAACGTAAAGACAAGTGCAGCTGCTCAGGGTAAACTGATCGAaagctttgtttttcgttCAACAAGTGGCTTTTCTTATCAGCTTTTGCCTTTCACAAGCTCATTCGCTTTTTTCTCCCGCGCAAACAGGTGCTCTCAGCTGTTTTACTGAACAGCTGACCTATGGATCTGTTAATATAATGTTAGGTTGATAGACAAGATATGGTATTTATTTTGctaaaaatctattattatatatatactataaataatatagtataccaaaatattttaatatcataACTTGATTTAgagttgtaaatatttttaggtacacttaaaattatataaccAATCTTTAAGTAAATGATAAAATAACACCAACGTGAATATCACCATTATTCATGTGAAACCTGACGGTAATTTCGATAAATTAAGTCAACTCAACTGCTTTTTTAACAtcttaattaacattttttctgtgGAATTATTAATTCCCGAGATCCGGAAATTTGGGTCGCCCGCTTTCTCTAGCTGGCGGAATTTTTTGGCCAGCCGATATTTGATTTAACGCCATGAAAAATGCATGCCACGTCACTTAGCCACGCCCATCTGGGCCGCCCCGactaattatttattatttggcaATTGCTGTCTGTCAGCCGCTGTCAGACGgccaaaaaggtaaaaagaaAGCCCGGCCGCCGAGTTCCCGTTTCAGAATCTTTACGCATGccaaaaaataccgaaaagaGGAGAACACTCTGTAATTATATGAAGAAGATGCGGGATCCTGAAATGTGGCAAAGGGTCTTAATCCCGGCCTGAGTGCTGCACCCAACTGCTGCATCCAGCGTAGGTGCAACCTCAGAGCAAAGAGAACACGCCCAGCAAAACGCCGCCTCAAGATTGATTGCAGACGCTTTGTTGTTTCTGTGGTTAAAGCAGtggaaacaatttttaaatacatttcccTTAATCCAAAAGTATTGGTTATTAAAGTAACTATTTTTGATTCTTAAGAACTTTTAGGATTCATTATATCTTAGTaggtaaataaaacaatttttaaaactctTGCTAGcaacaataaatgttttaattatcTAAGAATTATAAATCAATTCTATCAGAATGTCCTTTATATGGCTTAAGatatatgtcaaaaatattccttttcCTTTAAAAACTTGATCGTGCACTACCGTTTTTTCTTCGAGTGCATTGCTGGTGGTGCAGGCAACCCACGAAGCTGCAACGAAAAGCTGAAAGAAATTTCTTTCGGCCTTCCCTGCCCCAAGCGTTTTGATGTCGCATTTTAGTGCATTAATTACTTTATGATCCACTTTATGTGCATAAAATATGCAAGTCCCAAAATCGCAGGAAAAGCAATTTCACAAGAGGCATCTTCGTGGGTGTTGCAGGCATTTTGTTCGAGGTTTCTTGCGAGTCAGCAAAATCAACATTGATATTAATTAGCCGCAGCCGGTATTGATTTATACACACAATTTACTTTGTTTAATGATGGCCCCTGGCCTGGGCAAACAATTTTACATTAAAtgctttaataaataaagctcTAAATAAGCCAAACAGCAACGAGAAGATGCCATATAATTATTCGGCAATAACAAATTGCCTCTGAGTTGCAGCACTGCCAAGGTGTGCATTAAGAAAGGGCCGGACCAGAACCAGATTTCGAGACCGATCTCGAACCCTTAAGGATCCCAGAACACCGGAGACATGGGAACAAGTTGCTGGTTCTTCAATATTTATGGCACTTGTTGAAGGAGTTGCTAAAGCCCCAATCCCATGATTGCGCTCATGTCGATGTGATTGCCAACAGGTGCGGATTTTTTTCAAAGGGGTAAGGGTAAAGAGGTAGGAATTAACGAAGTTGTTTGGGGTTTTTGAACTTGCTAACAAACCTggctttatttaaaaaagtcaaaattaaTAACCATAATCtatttttggctttgtttaAGTAGTGACAAAACGCCGCGTTTGCATACTACCCAAATACtacaatttcatttcatttcaaatgttacaataaaa
This window contains:
- the LOC108029018 gene encoding rutC family protein UK114 is translated as MSTIVRKLISTVNAAKPVAPYNQAVVADRTVYVSGCLGLDKDTMQLVPGGPTEQTEKALENLQAILKAADSGVDKVVKNTVFLKDLNDFGAVNEVYKKVFNKDFPARSCFQVAKLPMDALVEIECIALTGSVETKTVQ